From a single Glycine soja cultivar W05 chromosome 19, ASM419377v2, whole genome shotgun sequence genomic region:
- the LOC114399954 gene encoding pro-hevein-like, which produces MGKAWVGLVVLLCLIVTAIAEQCGRQAGGQTCPNNLCCSQYGWCGNTEEYCSPSKNCQSNCWGGGGGGGGGGGGESASNVRATYHYYEPEQHGWDLNAVSAYCSTWDASKPYSWRSKYGWTAFCGPVGPRGRDSCGKCLRVTNTGTGANTIVRIVDQCSNGGLDLDVGVFNRIDTDGRGYQQGHLIVNYQFVDCGNELDLTKPLLSILDAP; this is translated from the exons ATGGGAAAAGCTTGGGTAGGCCTGGTGGTATTGCTGTGTTTGATTGTCACGGCCATCGCCGAACAATGCGGTCGTCAAGCTGGCGGGCAGACATGTCCCAACAACCTATGCTGCAGCCAGTACGGTTGGTGTGGAAACACCGAAGAATACTGTTCCCCTTCTAAGAACTGCCAGAGCAACTGCTGGGGAGGCGGCGGCGGTGGCggtggcggcggcggcggtGAAAGTGCTTCTAATGTCCGCGCCACATATCATTACTATGAGCCAGAGCAACACGGGTGGGACTTGAACGCCGTGAGTGCTTATTGCTCAACTTGGGACGCTAGCAAACCTTACTCATGGCGCAGTAAATATGGCTGGACCGCTTTCTGTGGTCCCGTTGGTCCTCGTGGCCGTGATTCTTGTGGAAAGTGCTTGCGG GTGACAAATACAGGAACAGGAGCAAACACAATTGTGAGAATCGTAGATCAGTGCAGCAACGGAGGGTTGGATTTGGACGTGGGAGTGTTCAATCGGATAGACACAGATGGAAGAGGATATCAACAGGGGCATCTCATTGTTAACTATCAGTTTGTGGATTGTGGGAATGAGCTCGACCTCACCAAACCTTTACTCTCCATCCTCGATGCTCCCTAA
- the LOC114399319 gene encoding pathogenesis-related protein PR-4-like — translation MEKVGVRLVVLLCFIVTAAMAQNCGRQAGGQTCGNNLCCSQYGWCGNSEDHCSPSKNCQSTCWGSGGGGGGGESASNVRATYHNYLPEQHGWDLNAVSAYCSTWDAAKPYSWRSKYGWTAFCGPVGPRGRDACGKCLRVTNTGTGANIIVRIVDQCSNGGLDLDVGVFNRIDTDGRGYQQGHLIVNYQFVNCGD, via the exons ATGGAAAAAGTTGGGGTAAGGCTGGTGGTATTGCTGTGTTTCATTGTGACGGCGGCGATGGCCCAAAACTGCGGGCGACAAGCTGGTGGGCAGACATGTGGCAACAACCTATGCTGCAGCCAATACGGTTGGTGTGGGAACAGCGAAGATCATTGTTCTCCCTCTAAGAACTGCCAAAGCACATGCTGGGGCAGTGGCGGTGGCGGAGGAGGCGGTGAAAGTGCGTCTAATGTTCGCGCCACGTATCATAACTATTTACCAGAGCAACACGGGTGGGACTTGAACGCCGTGAGTGCTTATTGCTCAACTTGGGACGCTGCCAAACCTTACTCTTGGCGCAGCAAATATGGCTGGACTGCTTTCTGTGGCCCCGTTGGACCTCGCGGCCGTGATGCTTGTGGAAAATGCCTCCGG GTGACGAATACAGGGACGGGAGCGAACATAATTGTGAGAATTGTTGATCAGTGCAGCAACGGAGGGTTAGATTTGGACGTGGGAGTGTTCAATCGGATAGACACAGATGGAAGAGGATATCAACAGGGGCATCTCATTGTTAACTATCAGTTTGTCAACTGTGGGGATTAA